CGGGGCGTCTCCACCTAGAACAGTGCGTCGCCGTGGAACGCGTGCCAGTCGATTCCGTCATCGAGACCGACGACGCACGTTGCAGGTTTGCTGGTGCGCATCACTCTGGCGTAGTCGGAGTCCAGCGGTCGAGCGGATACAACGTTTCGGCGGCATGCTGTGTGTCGAGATACTCACGCACCTCGACTATTTCGGATCCCTCGACAACCGAACATGATTCGCTGACTGCCCGTTCGATAGAGCTCCGCGCCGCCGACCAGAAATTCCATGATGGCATCGCGACCGACCTTGGTGCCCGAGATGGGCAGTGTGCCGTGCAGCGTCCAGGTCGCGTTGTACGCGAACGAATTCGCGATCAGTTCCAGGTCACTGGTGGTGAGTACTGCCAGATAGGATTCGAGCACATCGGCGGTACGCATCACGACGTCACCTGCAGCACAGCGTTTCCGCGAAGCCGGCGCTCGCGGATATCGTCGATGACG
The nucleotide sequence above comes from Rhodococcoides fascians A25f. Encoded proteins:
- a CDS encoding nuclear transport factor 2 family protein, which gives rise to MRTADVLESYLAVLTTSDLELIANSFAYNATWTLHGTLPISGTKVGRDAIMEFLVGGAELYRTGSQRIMFGCRGIRNSRGA